The following are encoded in a window of Candidatus Limnocylindrales bacterium genomic DNA:
- a CDS encoding radical SAM protein: MTLTIKDYVPNYVRLYESGELGRRAEQALAYLEKCRVCPWNCEVNRLENQKKVCRTGRYARVDCYFPHFGEEDCLRGWKGSGTIFFAWCNLRCVFCQNYEISQNEAGFEVQPQQLANMMLKLQDMGCHNINLVTPEHVVPQILEALPYAVRGGLRLPIVYNTSAFDSLESLRQMEGIVDIYLPDFKYWHEDKAKFYLKSPKYPAAARAAIKEMYRQVGDLTFDENGLARRGLLVRHLVMPGGLDETREIMRFLATEISPLTYVNIMDQYYPAGKVKLEEKYKEINRRTTSQEVAEAFRIAREAGLSRFDERRPVYVRSSSGGWLSM; encoded by the coding sequence ATGACGCTAACAATCAAGGACTATGTACCTAATTATGTCCGGCTCTATGAGTCCGGTGAACTGGGGAGGCGGGCCGAACAGGCCTTAGCCTATCTGGAAAAATGTAGGGTTTGTCCATGGAATTGTGAAGTCAATCGCCTGGAGAATCAAAAGAAAGTCTGTCGAACAGGTCGCTATGCCCGAGTGGATTGTTACTTTCCTCATTTTGGTGAAGAAGATTGCCTGCGGGGTTGGAAAGGTAGCGGAACCATCTTTTTTGCCTGGTGTAATCTACGATGTGTGTTCTGCCAAAACTATGAGATCAGCCAGAACGAAGCAGGATTCGAAGTACAACCCCAGCAACTGGCCAACATGATGTTAAAGCTTCAGGACATGGGCTGCCATAATATCAATCTGGTCACTCCCGAGCACGTAGTCCCACAAATCCTGGAGGCCCTTCCCTATGCAGTTCGGGGGGGATTGCGTTTGCCCATTGTTTATAACACCAGTGCCTTCGACTCCCTGGAGAGTCTCCGTCAGATGGAAGGGATTGTAGATATCTATCTACCCGATTTCAAGTATTGGCATGAGGATAAAGCAAAGTTTTACCTTAAATCTCCAAAATATCCGGCCGCTGCAAGGGCAGCCATCAAAGAAATGTATCGCCAAGTAGGAGACCTAACATTCGACGAAAATGGGTTGGCACGCCGGGGATTGCTGGTACGCCATCTGGTCATGCCAGGAGGGTTAGACGAGACCCGAGAAATCATGCGGTTTTTGGCCACCGAAATTTCACCTCTTACCTATGTAAATATTATGGATCAGTACTATCCAGCCGGGAAGGTCAAATTAGAAGAAAAATACAAGGAAATTAACCGTCGTACGACTTCTCAGGAAGTCGCCGAAGCCTTTCGGATTGCGCGAGAAGCGGGCTTATCCCGTTTCGATGAACGTAGACCGGTATACGTAAGATCTTCCTCTGGAGGTTGGCTCAGTATGTAA
- a CDS encoding DJ-1/PfpI family protein, whose product MEAAILLFDRLTALDAVGPYEVLRQIPGAQIRFVAKEPGPKRTDAGSLALMADYALKDISSPDIIVIPGGPGQADLMEDHVVLDWIRQVHATTRWTTSVCTGALILAAAGLLQGLRATTHWLALHVLRQLGAEAVSERVVVQGKIITAAGVSAGIDMALTLTALEYGEEVAQTIQLSLEYDPQPPFNTGSPSKAPATLVERVRNRSRFKVPA is encoded by the coding sequence ATGGAAGCAGCTATTCTTCTTTTTGATCGATTAACCGCCCTGGATGCCGTGGGACCCTATGAGGTCTTGAGACAGATTCCCGGGGCTCAGATACGTTTTGTCGCAAAAGAACCGGGCCCTAAACGTACCGATGCCGGAAGTCTTGCTTTAATGGCCGATTATGCGCTTAAAGATATTTCTTCACCGGATATTATCGTGATTCCAGGAGGACCGGGACAGGCTGATTTAATGGAGGATCACGTTGTGTTGGATTGGATTCGTCAGGTTCATGCCACGACCCGCTGGACCACTTCGGTTTGTACAGGAGCTTTAATATTGGCCGCTGCGGGTTTACTTCAAGGATTACGGGCTACTACCCATTGGCTGGCCCTTCATGTTTTACGCCAGCTAGGAGCTGAGGCTGTATCGGAACGTGTGGTGGTCCAGGGTAAGATTATTACAGCAGCCGGAGTCTCGGCGGGAATCGATATGGCCCTCACTTTGACGGCACTTGAGTACGGAGAGGAAGTTGCTCAGACCATTCAGCTCAGCCTGGAATACGATCCCCAACCACCTTTTAACACAGGATCGCCCAGTAAAGCCCCGGCAACCCTTGTGGAACGTGTTCGCAATCGAAGTCGATTCAAAGTACCGGCCTGA
- a CDS encoding ATP-binding protein, whose translation MVEFLKKLRVKLIQFLRKIYRTLCHIQATIESWRIADIWQVVKQGVKLWINLSRLLLRDQSGRLNVLSKGAQDLTLRRRTQSLLAGQKRVLEMIAMGAPLPRVLEALTRTIEQQSPELFCSILLLDEEGKHLRLMAAPNLPEEFNTAIDGITMDAGSNGFNAAIRRKGLVIVSDISTDPLWVDFRDLALRYGLRACWSVPIFSRSNEVLGTFALYYQESRSPNPYDLELIETAAHLAGIVIELKRAEEALAKEKEYLAVTLRSIGDGVITTDTEGRVALINEVAEKLTGWTQEASKGKPLAEVFYLVHEKNRQTVENPVKKILEVGGTTILPNHLVLMAKDGTERLIAGSGTPIRDKNGKVIGAVLVFQDITEKRKIEEERIRANNLESLALLAGGIAHDFNNILAAITVNISLAKLSVAPETEMFKRLTEAEKASLRARNLTQQLLTFSKGGEPIKRITSLTELIKDTAGFALGGSKIRCELSIPGNLWPAEVDEGQISQVIHNLILNARQAMPKGGIIKIRGENITIGSEKIQPGWPLQPGKYIKISVEDQGIGIPDEHLPKIFDPYFTTKRKGTGLGLATTYSIIKRHEGYIHVESKLGVGTIFTLYLPASQKETEIQEDAIQVETLIHPKGDKGRILIMDDEEIVREANRRMLNYLGYDVEFAKEGTEAIELYQKTKESGKPFDVVILDLTIPGGLGGHETIQKLLEINPQVKAILSSGYLDDPIMADFRKWGFKGVIPKPYKVEELDRILQKVLSSDQTS comes from the coding sequence ATGGTGGAGTTCTTAAAAAAGCTTAGGGTCAAACTTATCCAATTTCTCAGGAAAATTTATCGAACCCTTTGCCACATACAGGCAACCATCGAAAGCTGGAGGATTGCTGATATCTGGCAAGTAGTTAAACAGGGGGTAAAGCTTTGGATAAACCTCAGCAGGCTGCTCCTGCGGGACCAATCCGGACGTCTCAATGTGCTTTCAAAGGGAGCTCAGGATCTTACCCTGCGTAGGCGAACGCAGAGCCTTTTAGCCGGACAAAAACGGGTGCTCGAGATGATTGCCATGGGGGCTCCCCTTCCCAGGGTATTAGAAGCCCTCACCAGGACCATTGAACAGCAGTCCCCGGAACTCTTCTGCTCTATCCTTCTCCTGGACGAAGAGGGAAAACACCTTCGCCTCATGGCTGCACCCAATCTTCCGGAAGAATTTAATACCGCGATTGATGGGATTACTATGGACGCAGGCAGTAATGGGTTTAACGCAGCAATCCGTCGAAAAGGGTTGGTAATTGTAAGTGATATCAGCACAGATCCTTTATGGGTAGACTTTCGTGATCTGGCTTTGCGGTACGGACTAAGAGCCTGTTGGTCTGTACCGATCTTTTCCCGAAGTAATGAAGTGTTGGGAACTTTCGCACTTTATTATCAGGAATCCCGCAGCCCCAATCCCTACGATCTGGAACTCATCGAAACCGCCGCTCACCTGGCGGGTATTGTAATCGAACTTAAGCGAGCAGAAGAAGCCCTGGCCAAAGAGAAAGAATACCTTGCGGTAACTTTGCGTTCAATAGGTGATGGGGTTATCACTACCGACACCGAAGGAAGGGTCGCTTTAATCAACGAAGTAGCGGAAAAACTTACAGGATGGACCCAGGAAGCCTCCAAGGGTAAACCCCTTGCAGAGGTTTTCTACCTGGTTCATGAAAAAAACCGTCAAACCGTTGAAAATCCCGTGAAGAAAATACTGGAAGTCGGTGGAACTACCATCCTCCCCAATCATCTGGTCCTGATGGCTAAAGATGGAACAGAGCGTTTGATCGCAGGAAGTGGTACTCCCATTCGGGATAAAAATGGAAAGGTCATCGGAGCCGTCCTGGTATTTCAGGATATTACGGAAAAGAGAAAAATAGAAGAAGAACGTATAAGAGCCAATAACCTGGAATCTCTGGCTCTTCTGGCCGGGGGTATTGCCCATGATTTTAACAATATTCTGGCAGCGATCACGGTTAATATCTCCCTGGCAAAGTTATCTGTAGCTCCTGAAACCGAGATGTTTAAACGATTGACCGAGGCAGAGAAGGCCTCCTTACGGGCCAGAAATTTAACCCAACAGCTTCTAACCTTTTCCAAGGGCGGGGAACCCATCAAGCGCATCACTTCTCTGACCGAATTAATTAAAGATACGGCCGGCTTTGCCCTGGGGGGCTCCAAAATTCGGTGTGAACTTTCCATTCCTGGAAATCTATGGCCGGCTGAAGTGGATGAAGGTCAGATCAGCCAGGTCATCCATAATCTGATCCTCAATGCCCGACAGGCCATGCCCAAAGGAGGAATTATCAAGATAAGGGGTGAAAACATAACTATCGGATCGGAAAAAATTCAACCAGGATGGCCTCTCCAACCGGGAAAGTATATCAAAATATCCGTAGAAGATCAAGGAATCGGCATACCCGACGAGCATCTGCCGAAGATCTTCGACCCTTATTTTACAACCAAGCGGAAAGGGACCGGACTCGGACTGGCCACCACCTATTCCATTATTAAAAGGCATGAGGGTTATATCCATGTGGAATCCAAGCTGGGCGTAGGAACCATCTTTACCCTCTATCTGCCGGCGTCCCAAAAAGAGACCGAAATCCAGGAAGACGCCATCCAGGTGGAAACCCTGATCCATCCAAAGGGTGACAAAGGGCGGATTCTCATCATGGACGATGAAGAAATCGTCAGAGAGGCTAACCGGCGGATGTTAAATTATCTCGGATATGACGTCGAATTTGCCAAAGAGGGTACCGAAGCCATTGAACTTTATCAAAAGACTAAAGAATCTGGAAAACCCTTCGATGTTGTTATCCTGGATTTAACCATACCGGGAGGTTTAGGGGGCCATGAAACGATTCAGAAACTCTTAGAAATTAATCCTCAGGTTAAAGCGATTTTATCCAGTGGCTATCTGGATGATCCGATCATGGCCGATTTTAGAAAATGGGGTTTTAAAGGGGTTATTCCTAAGCCTTATAAAGTCGAAGAGCTGGATAGGATCTTGCAAAAGGTCCTCTCATCGGATCAAACCTCCTAG
- a CDS encoding EAL domain-containing protein, with the protein MEQTGRERVEQGSFIIVLTDATGHVKYVNSIFTQVTGYTSEEIQGVNLRDLMELSPEQYQAIWEVLTSGRPWEGELSGKKKEGEPYPAFASLLPIKDPEGAISHFLMVKEDLSQRRRQEETIRRLAYYDVITNLPSWKLFKDRLNIVLAHAHRNQEMLAIMFLNLQEFKRTVDTLGHALGDRLLKDVASRLTSSLRESDTVAYPGGDEFTLLLLGIAQVRDAVTVAQRVLKILHPSFRVNGHELQVKANIGIALYPNDGEDAQTLLRNADLALRQATEQGPNTYQFYTPTMNARAFERIALENSLNRALERGEFKIYYQPQVDLHTGQIVGVEALVRWQHPDLGLISPMRFIPLAEETDFIIPLSEWILRTACGQIKAWQEAGFPPLRVTVNLSARHFMHKDLIKMTDKILTETGLDPRYLVLELTESTIMQSAGIAPKTLRKLKERGVLLSIDDFGTGYSSLSYLKRFSIDALKIDQSFVRDLPVDQDDVAITAAIIAIAQTLNLKVIAEGVETQEQLSVLRSYRCDEIQGYYFSRPLSAEAIAQLLQEGRRLTLEEGSSR; encoded by the coding sequence ATGGAGCAGACAGGCAGAGAAAGGGTAGAACAGGGTTCATTTATTATCGTGCTCACCGATGCCACTGGTCACGTGAAATATGTTAATTCTATATTCACCCAGGTTACCGGTTATACCTCCGAAGAAATCCAGGGGGTCAATCTTCGGGACCTCATGGAACTATCTCCCGAGCAATATCAAGCCATTTGGGAAGTTTTGACTTCAGGAAGGCCCTGGGAAGGGGAGCTTTCCGGTAAGAAGAAGGAAGGGGAACCTTATCCGGCCTTTGCTTCCCTCTTACCGATTAAAGATCCAGAAGGTGCCATCAGCCACTTCCTTATGGTTAAAGAAGATCTTTCCCAACGTCGACGTCAGGAGGAGACCATTCGTCGCCTGGCTTATTACGATGTCATCACGAACCTGCCTAGTTGGAAGTTGTTTAAAGATCGGTTGAATATTGTATTAGCCCATGCCCATCGGAACCAGGAAATGTTGGCGATCATGTTCCTCAACCTGCAAGAATTCAAGAGAACGGTTGACACCCTGGGCCATGCCTTGGGAGATCGGTTACTCAAAGACGTTGCCAGCCGGTTAACCAGTTCCTTACGAGAAAGTGATACGGTCGCTTATCCCGGAGGGGATGAATTTACGCTCCTGTTATTAGGTATTGCTCAAGTCAGAGACGCCGTCACCGTTGCCCAAAGGGTTCTCAAAATCCTCCATCCTTCTTTTCGTGTCAACGGCCATGAACTTCAGGTCAAAGCAAATATAGGTATCGCCCTTTATCCCAATGATGGAGAAGACGCCCAGACCCTGTTAAGAAATGCCGATCTGGCTTTACGCCAGGCCACAGAACAGGGTCCGAACACCTATCAGTTCTACACGCCGACAATGAATGCCAGGGCCTTTGAGCGAATAGCTCTAGAAAACAGCTTAAATCGGGCTTTAGAGCGAGGAGAATTTAAGATTTACTATCAACCTCAGGTAGATCTGCATACGGGTCAGATTGTCGGTGTGGAAGCCTTGGTACGGTGGCAGCACCCGGATCTGGGACTGATCTCTCCCATGAGATTTATTCCGCTGGCCGAAGAAACGGATTTCATCATTCCTTTGAGTGAATGGATCTTACGGACCGCTTGTGGGCAGATCAAGGCCTGGCAAGAAGCCGGTTTTCCTCCTCTGCGGGTAACGGTAAACCTCTCCGCCCGTCATTTCATGCATAAAGATCTGATCAAAATGACCGATAAGATACTTACAGAGACCGGACTTGATCCCCGCTACCTGGTTTTAGAACTGACCGAGAGTACCATTATGCAGAGTGCCGGGATAGCTCCCAAGACCTTACGCAAATTAAAAGAAAGGGGGGTCCTTCTGAGCATTGATGATTTTGGTACCGGTTATTCTTCCTTAAGTTATCTGAAGCGGTTTTCCATCGATGCCCTGAAGATCGATCAATCCTTTGTACGAGATCTTCCGGTTGACCAGGATGATGTAGCCATTACGGCTGCGATTATTGCCATAGCCCAAACTTTGAATTTGAAAGTGATTGCAGAAGGGGTGGAAACCCAGGAGCAATTATCGGTGTTACGTTCTTACCGATGTGACGAGATCCAGGGTTACTATTTTAGTCGACCCCTGTCGGCAGAGGCCATCGCCCAGCTTTTACAAGAAGGACGACGCTTGACCTTGGAAGAAGGTTCCTCCCGGTGA
- a CDS encoding D-alanine--D-alanine ligase has product MKKIRVGLIFGGRSGEHEVSLASAASVLKAIDKEKYEVVPIGITREGKWIVGGDPLKVLKEHTGYSDTLPATLLVNPETKGLLKLDHSKPDPTHMDSLDVIFPLLHGTYGEDGTVQGLLELADIPYVGAGVLASAVGMDKALMKSVFRDHGLPIVNFLVIKRKDLEKDPDPVCKQIEERLGYPCFVKPANLGSSVGVSKAKDLADLRKALTLAAQYDRKIIVEQAINCREIECSVLGNDDPWVSVPGEVIPQGEFYDYTCKYTEGMMKFIIPAPLSPATQEEIQQIAIRAYLAIDCAGMARVDFFIDKETGKVYLNEINTIPGFTEMSAYPKLWEASGISYPELIDRLIQLAIERHKDKSRRIFNR; this is encoded by the coding sequence ATGAAAAAGATTCGTGTAGGTCTGATTTTTGGAGGCAGGTCCGGGGAGCATGAAGTCTCCTTAGCTTCAGCGGCTTCGGTCCTGAAGGCTATCGATAAGGAGAAATACGAAGTTGTCCCCATCGGGATTACCCGGGAGGGAAAGTGGATCGTGGGAGGGGATCCGCTCAAAGTTCTTAAAGAGCATACCGGGTATTCAGATACCTTACCGGCAACGCTTCTGGTCAATCCAGAAACGAAGGGATTACTCAAGTTAGACCATTCCAAACCGGACCCTACCCATATGGATTCGCTGGATGTTATTTTTCCGTTACTCCACGGTACCTATGGGGAGGATGGAACGGTACAAGGATTGTTAGAACTGGCTGATATTCCCTATGTAGGGGCCGGCGTCTTGGCTTCTGCCGTAGGAATGGATAAAGCCCTTATGAAAAGTGTCTTTCGAGATCACGGTCTTCCCATCGTAAACTTCCTGGTTATCAAAAGGAAAGATCTGGAGAAAGATCCCGACCCCGTGTGTAAGCAGATTGAAGAACGGTTAGGGTATCCTTGTTTTGTAAAACCTGCCAACTTAGGATCCAGTGTGGGGGTTTCCAAAGCCAAGGATTTAGCTGATCTCCGTAAAGCTTTAACCCTTGCGGCCCAATATGATCGCAAAATCATCGTGGAACAGGCGATCAACTGCCGAGAAATAGAGTGCAGCGTCTTAGGAAATGATGATCCCTGGGTTTCGGTTCCCGGTGAAGTCATCCCCCAGGGAGAATTTTATGATTATACCTGCAAATATACCGAGGGGATGATGAAATTTATCATTCCCGCACCACTTTCCCCGGCCACGCAAGAAGAAATTCAACAGATTGCAATTCGGGCTTATCTGGCCATTGACTGTGCCGGGATGGCTCGGGTAGATTTTTTTATTGATAAGGAGACAGGAAAGGTCTATCTAAATGAGATTAACACCATACCCGGTTTCACCGAGATGAGTGCTTATCCTAAATTATGGGAAGCCAGCGGGATCAGTTATCCTGAACTTATCGACCGACTGATCCAACTTGCCATTGAGCGCCATAAGGATAAGAGCCGACGTATCTTTAACCGTTAA
- a CDS encoding AbrB family transcriptional regulator, with protein MTHAILTLLVGSIGGYLGLRFNLPSGIMMGALIAVAIFKLTVMEVGRFPAPLDFFIQVAVGSAIGLSVTPRLLKDIRANWFLVFFSSALLIALGLLVGLILAKFKGMDLITALLSTMPGGIASLGVVAVKSGANASIVALFHFVRLLCILFFASFLVKWLEG; from the coding sequence ATGACCCACGCCATCTTAACTCTACTGGTAGGTAGTATTGGAGGGTATCTAGGTTTACGTTTTAATCTCCCTTCCGGAATCATGATGGGAGCTTTAATAGCAGTAGCCATTTTTAAACTCACCGTTATGGAAGTAGGTCGATTTCCGGCTCCTTTGGATTTCTTTATTCAGGTAGCGGTAGGAAGTGCCATCGGCTTATCTGTAACCCCCCGACTTCTTAAAGACATACGGGCAAATTGGTTTCTGGTTTTCTTTTCCTCGGCTCTTTTAATCGCTTTAGGCCTTTTGGTGGGTCTTATTCTGGCTAAGTTTAAAGGTATGGATCTGATTACAGCTCTTCTCAGCACGATGCCAGGTGGAATTGCCTCTTTAGGTGTTGTTGCCGTTAAAAGCGGGGCCAACGCTTCCATCGTGGCCCTGTTTCATTTTGTGAGACTTCTCTGTATTTTATTCTTTGCGTCTTTTCTGGTAAAATGGCTGGAGGGTTAA
- a CDS encoding response regulator translates to MFGKLEKILIIEDRKEVLEVQEEIFKQQGFEVIIADDGMTGLAKAKEYKPSLILTDIRFPDISGIEICQYVKQDPELKDIPVIVSSASDLEEEEVYQAGADLFLLKPVSSQKLLTHVQNLLQKTKSD, encoded by the coding sequence ATGTTTGGTAAACTGGAAAAGATTTTAATCATTGAAGACCGTAAGGAAGTGTTGGAAGTTCAAGAGGAGATTTTCAAGCAGCAGGGGTTTGAGGTCATTATTGCCGATGATGGAATGACCGGACTGGCAAAGGCTAAAGAATATAAACCGAGCCTGATCTTAACGGATATTCGTTTTCCAGATATCAGTGGCATTGAGATTTGCCAGTATGTCAAACAGGATCCAGAGTTGAAAGATATTCCGGTTATTGTCTCCAGCGCCAGCGATCTGGAAGAGGAAGAAGTCTATCAGGCCGGGGCTGATCTCTTTTTACTCAAGCCGGTTTCTTCCCAAAAACTCCTGACCCACGTCCAGAACTTACTTCAAAAAACGAAATCTGATTAA
- the pyrB gene encoding aspartate carbamoyltransferase has protein sequence MTKGVQPPGLEPCRIRTFRSITLRKFIVDKTMTLKPFSWETSHLVSMDQFQREDIELIFKRTQELETNLFPVDREKFSQMVLASLFFEPSTRTRLSFEVAMLRLGGQVLKLPDVENLSLSKGESLEDTIRVLGAYANVIILRHPSEEALGLACRYSSVPIINAGDGCDEHPTQALLDLYTIQKEKGSIDGLKIAIVGDLRHARVVHSLLKGLAKFKVDLKLVSPPELKVPEPFLKKLEEQNLNYVETPDLESVIGDVDILYVVMLQHHRISDPHQVEQLKKKYYVIDRKLVQKGQSNLIILHPMVRREELSPEVDELPQAAYFRQVRNGVSVRMALLSLMLG, from the coding sequence ATGACAAAAGGGGTTCAGCCCCCTGGTTTAGAACCCTGTCGGATCAGGACTTTCCGATCGATCACGCTAAGAAAATTTATCGTAGATAAGACCATGACTTTAAAACCGTTTTCATGGGAAACTTCCCACCTGGTCAGCATGGACCAATTCCAACGGGAAGATATAGAACTTATTTTCAAGAGAACGCAAGAACTTGAAACAAACCTTTTTCCTGTGGATAGGGAGAAATTCTCCCAAATGGTCCTGGCCTCTCTTTTCTTTGAGCCGAGCACAAGGACACGACTTAGTTTTGAGGTTGCCATGCTACGGCTTGGAGGACAGGTGTTAAAATTACCCGATGTCGAAAACCTCTCCCTTTCTAAAGGAGAATCCTTGGAAGATACAATCCGGGTCCTGGGAGCGTATGCCAACGTCATTATTCTGCGCCATCCTTCAGAAGAAGCCCTTGGATTAGCCTGCCGGTACTCTTCTGTTCCCATTATCAATGCCGGGGATGGCTGCGATGAACACCCGACCCAGGCACTCTTAGATCTTTACACGATTCAAAAGGAGAAGGGTTCCATCGATGGATTAAAGATAGCCATCGTGGGAGATCTCAGGCATGCCCGTGTGGTTCATTCTCTTTTGAAGGGACTGGCAAAATTTAAAGTAGATCTCAAACTAGTTTCCCCGCCGGAACTCAAAGTCCCGGAACCTTTTTTAAAGAAATTAGAAGAACAAAACCTGAACTATGTGGAAACTCCGGATCTGGAGAGTGTTATCGGAGACGTTGATATTCTCTATGTGGTAATGCTCCAGCATCATCGAATCTCAGATCCACATCAGGTGGAACAGTTGAAGAAGAAGTATTACGTCATCGATCGAAAGTTGGTCCAGAAGGGCCAAAGCAATCTTATAATTTTGCATCCCATGGTTCGACGCGAAGAGCTTTCACCTGAGGTCGATGAACTCCCCCAGGCAGCTTATTTTCGGCAGGTGAGGAACGGAGTGAGCGTAAGGATGGCCCTATTGAGCTTGATGCTGGGATAG
- a CDS encoding tetratricopeptide repeat protein — translation MAKFYRLLLVSFSLLPVGCAGDSPFQKGQILYNSGRYLEAIYQWEKVPPQDKNYLQAQLKISQTKRELDQKDTLYTQYLRRGERLEKAEDLRGAMEMYEKAIQVAPYQKNQLSQKITQLTAKKQALMERAFRSGEDFFKNKDYQNARAQWKKVLRLDPSHTQARQRLKETDWIENSNDQVFYRRGVELYRQKLLNAAKREFEKALSLNPNNPDAAQYLEAISKVQSVPYRVKKGDTLTGIAKTQMGKAEDVKILADFNHLRVTSPVRPGEILHIPSFQDFKAVALKEESRRGVQESPVETMAKEEPMPKEENPMKEESPKTPDLSEQIQRILERGRSYKEQGEYAEAIAEFEKILNLDPHHPQAQAYLEETREALQKQIAFHLNQGIQYFNDQELEKAIAEWDKVLALNPDNPKARDYQKKAYALLEKLRALQNSKNQPP, via the coding sequence ATGGCTAAATTTTATAGACTTCTTTTAGTCAGCTTTTCTCTTCTTCCTGTTGGATGTGCCGGCGATTCTCCTTTCCAGAAAGGTCAGATCCTTTACAACTCGGGGAGATACCTTGAAGCGATCTACCAGTGGGAAAAGGTACCTCCCCAGGATAAAAATTACCTGCAGGCTCAGCTCAAAATCAGTCAGACAAAGCGAGAATTAGATCAAAAAGATACCCTGTATACCCAGTATCTTCGTAGAGGAGAACGGCTGGAAAAAGCGGAAGATTTACGCGGGGCTATGGAGATGTATGAAAAGGCAATTCAAGTCGCACCCTACCAGAAAAATCAGCTCTCTCAGAAGATCACTCAACTCACCGCCAAAAAGCAGGCCTTAATGGAACGGGCTTTTCGGTCGGGGGAGGATTTTTTTAAAAATAAAGATTATCAAAACGCCAGAGCCCAGTGGAAGAAAGTTCTTCGTCTGGATCCTTCCCACACTCAAGCCCGGCAACGTCTCAAGGAAACAGATTGGATCGAGAACTCCAATGATCAGGTTTTTTACCGTCGAGGGGTCGAGCTTTACAGGCAAAAGCTTTTAAATGCGGCTAAACGGGAATTTGAAAAAGCCTTAAGCCTTAACCCCAATAACCCCGACGCAGCTCAATATCTGGAGGCTATTTCTAAGGTCCAATCGGTTCCCTATAGAGTTAAAAAAGGAGATACCCTGACCGGTATCGCCAAAACCCAAATGGGGAAGGCCGAGGATGTAAAAATTCTGGCAGACTTTAACCATCTTCGGGTAACCTCTCCGGTGAGGCCGGGAGAAATCCTTCACATCCCTTCCTTCCAGGATTTTAAGGCGGTCGCCTTGAAAGAGGAATCCCGCCGGGGCGTACAGGAATCACCTGTGGAAACCATGGCAAAAGAGGAACCGATGCCCAAAGAGGAAAACCCAATGAAAGAAGAGAGTCCGAAGACACCCGATCTTTCGGAACAGATTCAAAGGATCCTGGAAAGAGGTCGTTCCTATAAAGAACAGGGAGAATATGCCGAGGCCATTGCAGAGTTTGAAAAAATCTTAAACTTAGACCCCCATCATCCTCAAGCCCAGGCTTATTTAGAGGAAACCCGAGAAGCTCTGCAAAAGCAGATCGCCTTCCATTTAAACCAGGGAATTCAGTATTTCAACGATCAGGAGCTGGAAAAAGCCATTGCCGAGTGGGATAAGGTGCTTGCCCTCAATCCAGACAATCCAAAAGCCAGGGATTATCAAAAGAAGGCTTATGCTCTACTGGAAAAACTGCGGGCTCTTCAAAATTCCAAAAATCAACCCCCATAG
- a CDS encoding ATP-binding protein, whose protein sequence is MKQEGRRIVFSIPGETDYLIQIRSLISKVASEAGLAEEELYKVETAVDEACANVIEHAYEGEKESKPIQICLEVTPSRLVVSVKDYGKTFNPGAIKPPDLPKLITEKRDGGLGLFLLQSLMDEINYTSDPWGYNQLTMIKYLKPKQRHGPDV, encoded by the coding sequence ATGAAGCAGGAAGGCAGAAGAATTGTATTCAGCATACCCGGTGAAACCGATTATCTGATTCAGATTCGATCCCTGATATCTAAGGTTGCTTCGGAAGCCGGATTGGCCGAAGAAGAACTTTATAAGGTTGAAACGGCGGTGGATGAAGCCTGTGCCAATGTTATTGAACACGCCTATGAAGGAGAGAAAGAAAGCAAACCTATTCAGATCTGCCTGGAAGTAACCCCTTCCAGGTTAGTGGTCTCGGTTAAAGATTATGGAAAGACGTTTAACCCCGGCGCCATAAAGCCGCCGGACCTTCCAAAACTTATTACAGAGAAAAGAGATGGCGGCCTGGGATTATTTCTGCTTCAATCCCTGATGGATGAGATCAACTATACCTCAGACCCCTGGGGTTACAACCAACTTACCATGATAAAATACCTTAAGCCTAAACAACGGCATGGTCCCGATGTTTAA